A genomic stretch from Macaca nemestrina isolate mMacNem1 chromosome 16, mMacNem.hap1, whole genome shotgun sequence includes:
- the LOC105477942 gene encoding gamma-glutamylaminecyclotransferase: MALVFLYGTLKRGQPNHRVLWDGAHGSAAFRARGRTLDPYPLVIAGEHNIPWLLHLPGSGRRVEGEVYTVDERMLRFLDDFESCPALYQRTALRVQLLEEGAPGAEELPAPTTVQCFVYSRATFPPEWAQLPHYDSYDSEGPHGLRYNPRENR; the protein is encoded by the coding sequence ATGGCCCTCGTCTTCCTGTACGGCACCTTGAAGCGGGGTCAGCCCAACCACAGGGTCCTGTGGGACGGCGCCCACGGCTCCGCAGCCTTTCGGGCGCGCGGCCGCACGCTGGACCCCTACCCGCTGGTGATCGCGGGGGAGCACAACATCCCGTGGCTGCTGCACCTGCCTGGCTCGGGGCGCCGCGTGGAGGGTGAGGTCTACACGGTAGATGAGCGGATGCTGCGCTTCCTGGACGACTTCGAGAGTTGCCCGGCCCTGTACCAGCGCACGGCGTTGCGGGTACAGCTGCTGGAGGAGGGGGCCCCGGGCGCGGAGGAGCTGCCGGCGCCCACTACGGTGCAGTGCTTCGTGTACAGCAGGGCCACCTTCCCGCCGGAGTGGGCCCAGCTCCCGCACTACGACAGCTACGACTCCGAGGGGCCGCACGGGCTGCGCTACAACCCCAGGGAGAACAGATAA